The genomic stretch CGATGCGGTACAGGAAATTAGAGAACAGCAACAGTTAATCGGTCATGAAAATAAAGTTAACGTCGTGGCGTATAGTCCCGATGGAAGTAGGATTTTGACTGGTAGCAGCGATCGCTCTTTACGTTTATGGAACAGCCATGGCGAACCAGTCGGACAGCCTTTACAGGGTCATACTGAGTCTGTTACTGCTGCTGCTTTTAGTCCTGATGGGGAATTTGTTGCTAGTGGTAGCGAGGATCGAACTATTAGACTGTGGGATAGATCGGGTAATTCTATAGGTAGTCCGTTTGTAGGTTATAAAAATACAGTTACGGCGATCGCGTTCAATCCAGTCCCACCAAGTTCGGGGGACATTATTGCTGGTAGTAGTGACGACGGTACGATTCGCTTGTGGGACAGATCGGGTAAGCCTATAGGTAAACCTTTTATCGGACATGAAGCTGGGATTACGGCGATCGCTTTTAGTCCCGATGGTAATTTAATTGCTTCTGCCAGTAAAGATCGCACCGTTCGCGTTTGGGATCTTCAGGGGAACCAAGTTATATCTCCTTGGCGCAAACACCAAGATTTAGTTAACGCAGTAGCGTTTAGTCCCGATGGCAAGCTAATTGCTAGTGGTGGAGATGATGAACAAATTCGTCTCTGGGACTTGCAGGGTAATTTAGTTACCGAACCCTTTATCGGTCATGTAGGCATTATTTGGTCTTTGGCTTTTAGCCAAGATGGGGAAACTATTATTAGTGCCAGCAGCGACCGCACAATCCGCTTTTGGGATTTACAAGGAAATGAAGTCGAACTACCTCTTAGAGGTCATTTAGGCTTAATCAATTCTGTAGCAGTTACGCCCGATCTCAGTCAGGTTGTTAGCAGCAGCAGCGATAACACCGTGCGTCTATGGAGTGTTAAAGATAATTCTGTTAGTAAAGTAATCGAAGGACACAAAGGTCATGTTAAATCTGTAGCAGTTAGTTCCGATGGAGAGTCGATCGTTAGTGCTGGACAAGATTCTACAGTCCGCCTGTGGGATCGTTCGGGTATCCTGAGAGATATTTTTAACGGTCATCAAAAGGTAGTTAACACAGTAGCTATCAGTCAAGACAATAAGACAATTGTTAGTGGTAGTAGCGATCGAACCATACGCTTCTGGGATAGCCGAGGGAATTCTATCGGTGAGCCTTTATTCGGACATGAAGACAGCGTGACTTCTGTAGCGATCGATAACGATCTGGTTATTAGCGGTAGCGACGATCGAACCATACGCCTTTGGGATAGATCGGGTAGTCTCATTAGTACTTTAACTGGTCATGAAGCTGGAGTAACTTCAATTGCTATTAGTCCCGACGGTAGCAAGTTAGTCAGTGCTAGTCGCGATCGCACTATTCGTCTTTGGGATTTAAACCAGAAACAACAGTTAGAAACCTGGTCGGAACTTTATGACAGTGAAATTATGACCGTTAACTTTAGTCCAGATGGAAATAAAATTATCAGTGGCAGTCGTGACGGTACGATGCGCTTAATTAATTTAAGCAATGACTCTATCAGTAAATCCTTTATCGGTCACGAAGGTATAGTTAACTCGGCTATCTTTAGTCCCGATGGCAAGAGAATTATCAGCGGCAGTCGCGATCGCACTATACGTATTTGGAATACCAAAGGCGATTTAGTTACATCACCATTTCGAGGACACGAAGGTTATGTGGATTCAGTTGCGGTTAACCCAGACAATAATAAAATAGTTAGCGGTAGCTGGGACGGCACGATTCGTATTTGGGATACTAAAAGAGAAGAATGGTTCAAAGCTGGATGCGATCGCCTCAAAAATCATGCTACAAAAAGCGATCGGCGGATTAATCTTTGGTGTAAAAACTAAAGTTGTTAAATTTTTTTTAAAAGACTGATGTTAGGCAGCAGACATAATATTGTCATTAAGCTCTTGGTTTCGAGACGAAACAGTAGTTCTTCGATTAAGCTCGATAGTTTTAGAATTTGTCGTCTTCGATTCTGAACGAGAATCACCGTCAGGAGTGAATTCAATTAGATCGTTAGGGGTACAAACAAGAACGTTACAAAGAGCATCTAAAGCTTCACCAGTAATTTGCTTTAGCTCATCAGTATTTTTCAGCCGAGAAATGGTAGTGGGATGAAGTCCAGTCAATTGTGCCAAAGTTTTGTTATTAATATTTCTTTCAGCCATTAATACTCGAAGTCGCCAACGAATCATTCTTGTTTTGCTCTTAATATTCTTCATATACATTTTCCTCGTAATTCTATAGCTTGGGAAGGGTATTAAGAATAAGTTTAGCAGTTTTATAGCGACCAAGCAATAAATACATTTTGCATTGAGTTTTTATAGCAAGCCTGCTATAATCAAAGTTATAACAAAAGGGCGTTTCGCAGTGCCTGACAAACAAGGCGATCGCCCTTTATGACCCCTAATCAAGAGGATTTGTTATGACATTTAATATAGCAGTTGAACACGAACAAGACCAGCGGATACGGAATGATTTAGCAGCTAGAGATGCACGAATAGAGCAAGAAACAGATTGGTACACAGATGGAGAATTCGATGGAATAATTGCCATCGACCCAAATCCAGAGTTATGGGGTAAGTTGCCATATCGAGAGGGATTTTTAATAGGACTGGCTAGGCACTTTGACCGAAAGTACCAGACATACTCTAGCAACCAGCCATTTTAAAAACAGCTTTAAGCCGTAAGCCATAAGCCATAAGCCATAAGCTTTAAGCTTGCTTACGGCTAATT from Myxosarcina sp. GI1 encodes the following:
- a CDS encoding helix-turn-helix transcriptional regulator, which gives rise to MKNIKSKTRMIRWRLRVLMAERNINNKTLAQLTGLHPTTISRLKNTDELKQITGEALDALCNVLVCTPNDLIEFTPDGDSRSESKTTNSKTIELNRRTTVSSRNQELNDNIMSAA